The region GCCTTGCTCCAGGCGTAGTAGACGGCTGTCGAACCAGGCGTCATGAATGGCTTGAGAGGCTTTGACCGGAACAAAGGTGTCGTCTTCGGCGTGCACGATCAGCCCCGGAATGTTCATCTGGTAGTGAGCGACATCCAAGTGCTTGAGCGGCATGCCGAAGGTCAATTCGACTTCGCGGATGAATGCTGCGCGCGCACGCGCCGGCAACCCCACCCTACCGGCAAAACCACGTAGCACATCGAGGAAACGCGACGGCGCCGCAATGCTGACCAACGCCTCAGTACGCAACCCCAACTGAACCGCCAGCATCGCACTGGCGCCGCCCATGGAATGCCCCACCACTGCATGCAGCGGCGGCAACTCAGCGGCGGCTTCGAGCATGGCGCGAGCAAACAGCAGCACATGCGCTTCACGCCCAGGCGAACGGCCATGGGCCGGCCCATCCAGGGCAATCACCGAATAACCGTTATCCACCAGCGCGGTGATCAAGCTGGCGAACTGCGTGGGGCGCCCTTCCCAACCGTGCATCAGCAACACGGCGGGCCCTTGCCCCCAGCGCAGCGCCGACAGACCGAAACGCAAGGTCATGCGCTCCGATTGCGCCAGCAGCGGCAACTCCCAATCACGCGGCGGCAGGTTGCGAGGCGTCATGAAAGCGCGGCGCAACTTGCTCGCCACCGTGCGCGGCGCCAAGCGGCCGACAGTGCCATTGAAACCACGAATCCAGGTTAATGCGCCCACCCTGCGACTCCTCTTTTTAACGTACCGCCGACTTGGCAGCGCGTAAGACGCGGTCCGACAATTCGCCCGGGCCAAGGGCTCGCGCCAACGCCAGGCCGCCGATCATCAGGGCCATATCCGCCAGGGCTTTGTCGGTGTCTTCCGGGCTGGCAGCCAACTGGGCGGCCATCAACTCCGTATGCTCGTTGAGCGCCAGGCGAAACTCATCCGGCAGGCGGCTCATCTCGCCCACCGTTGCCGGGATCGGGCAGGCCTGCTCCGTCGAGTCGCGGTGTTTGCGCGACAGATAGAATGCTGCCACCAGGCCTCTACGCTCCTCGCCGGTCAGTCGTGCGTCCATATCGTCAATGGAGGCACGACGCCGGGCCAGCAACTGCGTGAAAGCTTCCAGCATCAGCGCATCCTTGCTTTCAAAGTGCGCGTAGAACCCCCCGACCGTGAGCCCAGCCGCCCCCATGACTTCACCGACACTCGGCTCGGCCGGGCCGCGCTGGATCAACGCCGCGCTGGCAGCCTGCAAAATGCGTTCGCGGGTTTGCGCTTTTTTATCGCTCATCGTTGCCTCCGTCGCTCATGGGTTAAATATTATTACCATAATAATATTTCGCAAGCCACCCACATGACCACTGGTCCGAGCAGGACAGATGAAAACAATGGAATAAAGCACCTGCCGCAGCCGTTCGCGATGCAGCGAGCCGAGGCCAGATCGCTGGAAGCCTTGCGCGCCAATGACTGGGTATTCGATGCGGGTATTGGAGGGGGAGACGTAAAAACCCAAACGCCAGACAAACAAAAGGGCCATTCAATAATTGAATGACCCTTAAAAATCCCGCAGAGCGGGTAATCGTGGCGTCCCCTAGGGGACTCGAACCCCTGTTACCGCCGTGAAAGGGCGGTGTCCTAGGCCACTAGACGAAGGGGACACAAACCTTCTATACAACGTGATCAGGCTGAGTCTGATCAGTTCAAGGACGGTGTGGCCGGAACCTTGAACGTGTAAATTGGTGGAGCTAAACGGGATCGAACCGTTGACCTCTTGCATGCCATGCAAGCGCTCTCCCAGCTGAGCTATAGCCCCGGATTTTTCGCCTCGCGGCGCAGCAGACCTTGCGAGCTGCTTGTTGAAACTGGCGTCCCCTAGGGGACTCGAACCCCTGTTACCGCCGTGAAAGGGCGGTGTCCTAGGCCACTAGACGAAGGGGACAAAACCTTCTGTACAACCTGATCAAGCTAGGCCTGATCAATTCAAGGACGGTGTGGCCAGACCTTGAACCTGTAAATTGGTGGAGCTAAACGGGATCGAACCGTTGACCTCTTGCATGCCATGCAAGCGCTCTCCCAGCTGAGCTATAGCCCCTCATCGGTGAGGACGGGGCGAATCTTAATGGCGGTTTGGAAGTGTGTCAAATTTATTTTCAACAATTTCCAAAATTTTTTGCCGGGATAACAATCACTTACCGCCCAAACCCCGGAAAACCGGGGTTTGACCGTTACAACCCGTTGCTTAGCCGATAGCGCCCAGCAACTTTTCCCACTCTTTGTTTTCTTTCTTCGACACACCCCCAAGCAAATCAAGGGCTTGGCGCAGACGGAAACGCGTGAGGTCCGGGCCGAGAATTTCCATCGCATCGAGTACCGATACCGAACTGGCCTGCCCGGTAATGGCGGCAAACATCAGTGGCATGGCATCGCGCAACTTCAGCTCGAGGGACTCGACCACGGCCTGGATCGTCGCGGTGATCGCCTCTTTTTCCCACTGACGCAGGCTTTCGAGCTTCCACAGGATCAACTGCATCAACTGGCGAACCTGGTCACCCGAGAGCTTTTTGGATTCAAACAGCTTGGCATCCGGGTTCACGCCACCGGCAAAGAAGAAACTGGCCAACGGTGCGACCTGGCTGAACGTCTCCACCCTGCCCTGCACCAGCGGTGCGATCTTCATCATGTACTCGGGATTCAATGCCCACTGCTGCACGCGACTGGCGAACTCTTCCACCGGCAGGTCACGCAGCCACTGGCCATTGAGCCACGACAGCTTCTCGATATCGAAGATCGGCCCGCCCAGAGAGACGCGGGACAGATCGAAGTTATCGACCATTTCCTGCAGCGAGAACTTCTCGCGCTCGTCCGGCATCGACCAGCCCATGCGGCCCAGGTAGTTGAGCATCGCCTCGGGCATGAAGCCCATGCGCTCGTAGAACGTCACCGACGTCGGGTTCTTGCGCTTGGACAGCTTGCTCTTGTCCGGGTTACGCAGCAGCGGCATGTAGCACAACTGCGGTTGTTCCCAGCCGAAGTACTCGTACAGCAGAATCAGTTTAGGCGCCGACGGCAGCCATTCTTCGCCGCGCAGCACGTGGGTGATGCCCATCAGGTGGTCGTCGACCACGTTGGCCAGGAAGTACGTCGGCAGGCCGTCGGTCTTCATCAGCACCTGCATGTCCATGCGGTCCCACGGGATCTCGACGTCACCGCGCAGCATGTCCGGCACCACGCACACGCCTTCGCTCGGCACTTTCATGCGGATAACGTGAGGCTCGCCGGCAGCCAGGCGCTGGGCCACTTCTTCTTTCGAGAGCAGCAGCGCGCGGCCGTCGTAGCGCGGGGTTTCGCCACGGGCCTGTTGCTCGGCGCGCATCTGGTCCAGCTCTTCGGCGGTGCAGAAGCACGGGAACGCATGGCCCATGTCGACCAATTGCTGGGTGTACTGCTTGTAGATCTCGCTGCGCTCGCTTTGGCGATACGGGCCGTGCGGGCCACCGACGTCCGGGCCTTCCGCCCAGGTAATGCCCAACCAGCGCAGGGCATCGAAAATCTGCTGTTCCGACTCACGGGTCGAACGCACTTGATCGGTGTCTTCGATCCGCAAGATGAATTCACCACCGTGCTGCTTGGCAAAGCAGTAGTTGAACAGGGCGATGTAAGCAGTACCGACGTGGGGATCCCCAGTAGGCGATGGCGCAATGCGCGTGCGGACGGTGGTCATGGCAGGTCTCGAATGGGCGATAAAACTGAAAATTGAAACAAGGGGGGAATGGTAACAGCCTGGGGTGGTTGGGCTCCAGCGTGGGTGATTCTGGTGGACCGCGGTGCCGCCATTCGCGAGCAAGCCCGCTACCACATTCGACCGCATTCTCATGCTGGAAATCGGTCACTGTGGGAGCTGGCTTGCCTGCGATGAGGCCACCACCGTCACCGCAAAATCAAACAGCCAACAACCGCTCCCGCAACTTGCCGATCTCATCCCGCGTCTGCGCGGCCGCTTCGAACTCAAGATCCCGCGCCAGCTGGTACATCTTCTCTTCCAACTGCCGAATCCGCTTGGTGATCTCACTCGGCGAGCGCAGTTCGTTTTCGTACTTGGCGCTTTCTTCGGCAGCCTTGGCCATACCCTTGCGCTTCTTGCTGCGCGAACCGGGCACGGTGGCGCCTTCCATGATGTCGGCGACGTCCTTGAACACGCCTCTCGGGATGATGCCATTCTCCAGGTTGAAGGCAATCTGCTTGTCACGGCGGCGCTCGGTCTCGCCAATTGCCCGTTCCATGGAGCCGGTGATGCGATCCGCGTAAAGAATCGCCCGGCCATTGAGGTTGCGCGCCGCACGGCCGATGGTCTGGATCAACGAGCGCTCGGAACGCAGGAAGCCTTCCTTGTCGGCATCGAGGATCGCCACCAGTGACACTTCCGGCATGTCCAGGCCTTCGCGCAGCAGGTTGATCCCCACCAGCACGTCAAAGGTGCCCAAGCGCAGGTCGCGGATAATCTCGACGCGCTCCACGGTGTCGATGTCCGAGTGCAAATAGCGCACGCGTACGCCGTGGTCGGCCAGGTAGTCAGTCAAGTCTTCGGACATGCGCTTGGTCAGCGTGGTGACCAGCACCCGCTCTTCCAGGGCCACGCGTTTGGTGATCTCCGAGAGCAAGTCATCGACCTGGGTCAGCGCCGGGCGGATCTCGATTTGCGGGTCCACCAGGCCGGTCGGGCGCACCAGTTGCTCAATCACGCGTCCCGCATGCTCGGCTTCGTAGTTACCCGGCGTGGCCGAGACAAAAATCGTCTGCGGGCTGATGCTTTCAAACTCGTCAAAACGCATCGGCCGGTTATCCAGCGCCGAAGGCAGGCGGAAGCCGTATTCCACCAAGGTTTCCTTACGCGAACGGTCACCTTTGTACATCGCCCCCACCTGCGGCACGCTGACGTGGGACTCGTCGATCACCAGCAAGGCGTCGTCCGGCAGGTAATCAAACAGGGTCGGCGGCGCCTGCCCGGATTCGCGCCCCGAGAGGTAGCGCGAGTAGTTTTCGATGCCGTTGCAGTAACCCAGCTCGAGGATCATCTCCAGGTCAAACCGAGTGCGCTGCTCCAGGCGCTGGGCTTCCACCAGCTTGTTGTTGGCACGCAGGTATTCCAGGCGCTCGGCCAACTCGACCTTGATACCCTCGATGGCGCCCATCAGGGTTTCGCGCGGGGTCACATAGTGGCTTTTCGGGTAGAAGGTGAAGCGCGGCAGCTTGCGGATCACCTCGCCAGTCAACGGGTCGAAGGCCGACAGGCTCTCGACTTCATCGTCGAACAGCTCGATGCGGATCGCTTCCAGGTCGGACTCCGCCGGGTAGATGTCGATCACATCACCGCGTACGCGGAAGGTGGCGCGGGCAAAGTCCATGTCGTTGCGGGTGTATTGCAAGCTCGTCAGGCGCCGCAGCAGCTCGCGCTGGTCGAGTTTGTCGCCCCGATCAACGTGCAACACCATCTTCAAATAAGCTTCCGGGCTGCCCAGGCCGTAGATGCACGACACCGTGGTGACGATGATCGCGTCCTTGCGCTCCAGCAGCGCCTTGGTCGCCGACAGCCGCATCTGCTCGATGTGGTCGTTGATCGACGCATCCTTCTCGATAAAGGTATCGGAGGACGGCACATACGCTTCGGGCTGGTAGTAGTCGTAGTAGGAAACGAAGTATTCCACTGCGTTGTTCGGGAAAAACGCCTTGAACTCGCCGTAGAGCTGCGCGGCCAGGGTCTTGTTCGGCGCCAGCACCAAGGTGGGCCGATTGGTCTGCGCAATCACGTTGGCGATGCTGAAGGTCTTGCCTGAACCGGTCACCCCGAGCAGCGTCTGGTGCGCCAGGCCGGCTTCGATGCCTTCAACCATCAGGCGAATGGCTTCGGGTTGGTCGCCGGCGGGTTCAAAACGGGTGACGAGCTGGAAATCCGACATAACGTACCTCGTGAAGTCACCCCAGACTCAATACCGCCAGGGACGAAATAGCTCAGCAACCCGCGAATAGTCATCGCAGGTTGCAGGAAAAAACCATGATAGCTGTAGAAGTGGTGGCGAATGTGACGGGTTTCAAGGCAATCGTCCTACCTGCCGTCGCTGGCCAATGTTGCAATAAGACTAACGGTCGGCAAATAAACCGAAAAACATGGCCGAAAACCCGTTTCGGTTGTCGCCCTCAGCCGGGATGGCCTCTATACTAGCTCCCCGTTTGTGCACCGCTCTAGTGCATTCGGCTGGAGCGCGACACGTCCCTCCATTCCCCCATAGAGCTGCCGCAAAAATGAGCCTGTTCTCCGCTGTCGAAATGGCACCACGCGATCCAATCCTGGGCCTCAACGAAGCATTCAACGCCGACACCCGAACCACCAAGGTCAACCTTGGCGTGGGCGTTTATTGCAACGAGGAGGGGAAGATTCCACTCTTGCGTGCCGTTGCCGAAGCGGAAGCCGTTCGCGTGGCGCAACACGCCGCCCGTGGCTACTTGCCGATCGATGGCATCGTTGCCTACGACCAGGCCGTGCAAAAGCTGCTGTTCGGCGCTGAATCGCCGCTGCTGAGCGCCGGCCGTGTCATCACCGCACAAGCGGTTGGCGGCACCGGCGCGCTGAAAATCGGTGCCGACTTCCTCAAGCAACTGCTGCCCAACGCCGTCGTCGCCATCAGCGACCCGAGCTGGGAAAACCACCAGGCGCTGTTCGAAAAAGCCGGCTTCCCGGTGCAAACCTATCGCTACTACGACGCCGCCACCCACGACGTGAACCGTGCAGGTCTGCTCGAAGACCTCAACGCCCTGCCGCCGCAGTCCATCGTGGTGCTGCACGCCTGCTGCCACAACCCGACCGGCGTCGACCTGAGCCCGGCCGACTGGCAAAACGTGCTGGATGTGGTCAAGGCCAAGAACCTGGTGCCGTTCCTCGACATGGCCTACCAGGGCTTCGGCGACGGCATCCACGAAGACGCCGCAGCGGTGCGCCTGTTCGCTGAATCGGGCCTGACCTTCTTTGTGTCCAGCTCGTTCTCCAAGTCGTTCTCGCTGTACGGCGAGCGCGTGGGCGCGCTGTCGATCGTCAGCGAATCCAAGGAAGAAAGCGCGCGCATCCTGTCCCAGGTCAAGCGTGTGATCCGCACCAACTACTCCAACCCGCCAACCCACGGCGCGGCGATCGTTGCGGCAGTGCTGAACAACCCTGAGCTGCGCGCCCAGTGGGAAGCCGAACTGGCTGAAATGCGCCTGCGCATCCGTGGCATGCGTGAACAGATGGTCGCTGAACTGGCCAAGGCAGCGCCAGGCCACGACTTCAGCTTCGTCGGCCGCCAGCGCGGGATGTTCTCCTACTCCGGCCTGACGGTTGAGCAAGTCACCCGTTTGCGCACCGAATTTGGTATCTACGCGCTGGACACTGGCCGCATCTGCGTAGCAGCGCTGAACCAGTCCAACATTGATGCGGTAACCAAGGCGATTGTTCAGGTTCTATAAACCTGACGGTGCTGAACGAAGGGAAGCCGCGGCTTCCCTTTTTTAATGCCTGTCGCAAAACACCCCGCTCCCCTAGACTGAACGTCGACTGCCCCTTTGCTGTGAGAGCCTTATGAGAAACGACGACCTGGACCTGCGCGCCGACCGCGACGAATTGCATGACTACACGCCCCGCGCCCCGCAAGCCAAGCGCCAGAAAAGCCTGGTACTGCAAGTGGCCCTCGGCGTGTTCCTCGGTGGGCTGGCCTTGTGGCTGGTGCAGTTGGGTGCGACGGCGATCATGGCCAAACTGGCGATGGGCACCTTCCAGTTCGGCGGCTAACAAAGATCACCTGGGGGAGCTGGCTAGCCTGCGATTGCGTCAGGCCTGCCGATACCTCTATCACTGATACCCCGTTATCGCAGGCAAGCCAGCTCCCACACTGGATCTACTTCGCTTGCAGAGCGCGCTCTTCCAACAACTTCACAAAACTGTTCAAACTCTGCGACACCGTGCCCCGGCGCCAGATCAGCCAGGTATGCAGAATGCGGAACGCGTCGCTCAACGGCCACACACTCACCGCCGTAAACCCTGGCATGCTCTCCAACATGCTGCGCGGCATCAGCGCCAGGCCGGCGCCGGCGCTGACGCAGGCGAGCATGCCGTGGTAGGACTCCATCTCGAAAATCTTGCCCGGCACCGCGCCATCCTGTGAGAACCAACGTTCGAAGTGATGGCGATACGAGCAGTTCGAGCGAAAGGTGTAGATGCTCTCCCCTGCCACATCCTGCCCGCGGGTGATCGGCGCGTGATGCAGCGGCGCAATCACCACCATTTCTTCTTCAAACACCGCCACGCCCTCCAGCGTGGCATGCAGCACCGGGCCGTCGACAAACGCCGCCGCCAGGCGCCCCGACAACACGCCCTCGATCATCGTGCCCGACGGTCCGGTGCTCAGGTCCAGCTCGACCTTGGTGTGCTTCTGGTTATACGCCGCGAGCAACGCCGGGATACGCACGGCGGCCGTGCTCTCCAGCGAGCCGAGGGCAAACGCGCCCTGGGGCTCCTCGCCCGCCACCGTCGCGCGGGCTTCTTGCACCAGGTCGAGAATACGCCGCGTGTAGCCGAGGAAATTCCACCCGGCCGGTGACAGACGCAGGCGGCTTTTCTCGCGGATAAACAGCTCCACGCCCAAGTCCTGCTCCAGTTGCTTGATACGCGTGGTCAGGTTCGACGGCACGCGATGGATCAACTGCGCGGCGGCGCTGATGCTGCCTTGCTCGGCAACGGCCTTGAAGATTTCCAGCTGCACCAGATCCAAATCATTCTCCAATCGTGAACGTATTGCTTAATATTATTCAGTTTCCATAAAACATGCATCCCCGTAGGCTGAACCCATTCCACTCATTCAGCCGGACGGTGCCATGAACGCGATTACTCAGCAGACTCACGCCTTGTCGATCAACCCCGCCAACGGCGAAACGGTCGGCAGCTACCCTTACGAAACCGAGGCGCAGCTGGACGCTGCTCTCAACCGCGCCACCGGCGCCTTCCGCACCTGGCGCTGCCAGCCAGTCAGCCAACGCGCCGAACGGCTGCTGGCGCTGGCCAGTGCCCTGCGTGACCAAGCCGAAGACATGGCGCAGATGATCACCCTGGAAATGGGCAAACCCATCGCCCAGGCCCGCGCCGAAATTGAAAAATGCGCACAACTCAGCGAATGGTATGCCGCCCACGGCCCGGCCATGCTCGCGCCGGAGTCAACGCTGGTAGACAACGGCAGTGCCCAGATTGAATACCGCCCGCTGGGCCCGATCCTCGCGGTGATGCCGTGGAACTTCCCGGTCTGGCAAGTGCTGCGCGGCGCCGTGCCGACGATGCTCGCCGGCAACACCTACGTGCTCAAACACGCGCCAAACGTGATGGGCAGCGCCTACCTGATGAAAGCGGCGTTCCAAAAAGCCGGTTTCGCTGATGGCCTGTTCGAAGTGATCAACGTGACCCAGGACGGCGTCTCCACCGCCATCGCCGACCCACGCATCGCCGCCGTCACGCTCACCGGCAGCGTACGCGCCGGCATGGCC is a window of Pseudomonas antarctica DNA encoding:
- the uvrB gene encoding excinuclease ABC subunit UvrB yields the protein MSDFQLVTRFEPAGDQPEAIRLMVEGIEAGLAHQTLLGVTGSGKTFSIANVIAQTNRPTLVLAPNKTLAAQLYGEFKAFFPNNAVEYFVSYYDYYQPEAYVPSSDTFIEKDASINDHIEQMRLSATKALLERKDAIIVTTVSCIYGLGSPEAYLKMVLHVDRGDKLDQRELLRRLTSLQYTRNDMDFARATFRVRGDVIDIYPAESDLEAIRIELFDDEVESLSAFDPLTGEVIRKLPRFTFYPKSHYVTPRETLMGAIEGIKVELAERLEYLRANNKLVEAQRLEQRTRFDLEMILELGYCNGIENYSRYLSGRESGQAPPTLFDYLPDDALLVIDESHVSVPQVGAMYKGDRSRKETLVEYGFRLPSALDNRPMRFDEFESISPQTIFVSATPGNYEAEHAGRVIEQLVRPTGLVDPQIEIRPALTQVDDLLSEITKRVALEERVLVTTLTKRMSEDLTDYLADHGVRVRYLHSDIDTVERVEIIRDLRLGTFDVLVGINLLREGLDMPEVSLVAILDADKEGFLRSERSLIQTIGRAARNLNGRAILYADRITGSMERAIGETERRRDKQIAFNLENGIIPRGVFKDVADIMEGATVPGSRSKKRKGMAKAAEESAKYENELRSPSEITKRIRQLEEKMYQLARDLEFEAAAQTRDEIGKLRERLLAV
- the ptrR gene encoding putrescine utilization regulator PtrR yields the protein MDLVQLEIFKAVAEQGSISAAAQLIHRVPSNLTTRIKQLEQDLGVELFIREKSRLRLSPAGWNFLGYTRRILDLVQEARATVAGEEPQGAFALGSLESTAAVRIPALLAAYNQKHTKVELDLSTGPSGTMIEGVLSGRLAAAFVDGPVLHATLEGVAVFEEEMVVIAPLHHAPITRGQDVAGESIYTFRSNCSYRHHFERWFSQDGAVPGKIFEMESYHGMLACVSAGAGLALMPRSMLESMPGFTAVSVWPLSDAFRILHTWLIWRRGTVSQSLNSFVKLLEERALQAK
- the gltX gene encoding glutamate--tRNA ligase gives rise to the protein MTTVRTRIAPSPTGDPHVGTAYIALFNYCFAKQHGGEFILRIEDTDQVRSTRESEQQIFDALRWLGITWAEGPDVGGPHGPYRQSERSEIYKQYTQQLVDMGHAFPCFCTAEELDQMRAEQQARGETPRYDGRALLLSKEEVAQRLAAGEPHVIRMKVPSEGVCVVPDMLRGDVEIPWDRMDMQVLMKTDGLPTYFLANVVDDHLMGITHVLRGEEWLPSAPKLILLYEYFGWEQPQLCYMPLLRNPDKSKLSKRKNPTSVTFYERMGFMPEAMLNYLGRMGWSMPDEREKFSLQEMVDNFDLSRVSLGGPIFDIEKLSWLNGQWLRDLPVEEFASRVQQWALNPEYMMKIAPLVQGRVETFSQVAPLASFFFAGGVNPDAKLFESKKLSGDQVRQLMQLILWKLESLRQWEKEAITATIQAVVESLELKLRDAMPLMFAAITGQASSVSVLDAMEILGPDLTRFRLRQALDLLGGVSKKENKEWEKLLGAIG
- a CDS encoding amino acid aminotransferase, which produces MSLFSAVEMAPRDPILGLNEAFNADTRTTKVNLGVGVYCNEEGKIPLLRAVAEAEAVRVAQHAARGYLPIDGIVAYDQAVQKLLFGAESPLLSAGRVITAQAVGGTGALKIGADFLKQLLPNAVVAISDPSWENHQALFEKAGFPVQTYRYYDAATHDVNRAGLLEDLNALPPQSIVVLHACCHNPTGVDLSPADWQNVLDVVKAKNLVPFLDMAYQGFGDGIHEDAAAVRLFAESGLTFFVSSSFSKSFSLYGERVGALSIVSESKEESARILSQVKRVIRTNYSNPPTHGAAIVAAVLNNPELRAQWEAELAEMRLRIRGMREQMVAELAKAAPGHDFSFVGRQRGMFSYSGLTVEQVTRLRTEFGIYALDTGRICVAALNQSNIDAVTKAIVQVL
- a CDS encoding alpha/beta hydrolase, whose product is MGALTWIRGFNGTVGRLAPRTVASKLRRAFMTPRNLPPRDWELPLLAQSERMTLRFGLSALRWGQGPAVLLMHGWEGRPTQFASLITALVDNGYSVIALDGPAHGRSPGREAHVLLFARAMLEAAAELPPLHAVVGHSMGGASAMLAVQLGLRTEALVSIAAPSRFLDVLRGFAGRVGLPARARAAFIREVELTFGMPLKHLDVAHYQMNIPGLIVHAEDDTFVPVKASQAIHDAWFDSRLLRLEQGGHQKVLADPRVIDGVLTLLAGRRLQARQTA
- a CDS encoding TetR/AcrR family transcriptional regulator → MSDKKAQTRERILQAASAALIQRGPAEPSVGEVMGAAGLTVGGFYAHFESKDALMLEAFTQLLARRRASIDDMDARLTGEERRGLVAAFYLSRKHRDSTEQACPIPATVGEMSRLPDEFRLALNEHTELMAAQLAASPEDTDKALADMALMIGGLALARALGPGELSDRVLRAAKSAVR